The genomic DNA GCGCACCGCGGGGATCGGGGGCGGCGGCTCGGGCAGCGCGGTGCGCACGGTGGCGCCGGACTGTGCCTGGGCGAACCGGTCCGCGTGCTCCTCGTCCACCACGTGCGCGAGCGAGGGCTCGGCACGCAGTTAGGGCGGCAGGAAACAGCCAGATCAGCTGGGCCTCGGTGAGCAGGGTCACCGGCTGGCCGGTGTCGTCGACGACGACCGCGCCGTGCGTGGTCGCGTCGGCGACCAGCGCCGGGCCGTCCAGCCGGACGACCGGTGCCGGTTCGGCGATCTGGCCCGCGCGCACGACGGCCAGCCTAGGTGGCCGGCGGAGCACCCGGGCCGCCTACGCTGGACGGGTGAGCGAGGTGGTGCGGGTCCCGCGCGCTCGGGTGGCGCTGTCCACCACGTCGACGTACCCCGAGTCGACGGCCTCGGCCTTCGAGCTGGCCGCGCGGCTGGGCTACGACGGGGTCGAGCTCATGGTGTTCCTCGACCCGGTGAGCCAGGAGATCGACGCCGTCCGGCGGCTGTCCGACCACCACGGCGTCCCCGTGCTCGCCGTGCACGCACCCTGCCTGCTGATCACGCAGCGGGTCTGGGGCACCGACCCGTGGGCCAAGCTGGTGCGGTCGAAGGAGGCCGCCGAGGCGCTGGGCGCCTCCACCGTCGTCGTGCACCCGCCGTTTCGGTGGCAGCGCGAGTACGCGCGCAGCTTCGTGACCGGCGTGGGGCGGATGTCGGAGGAGACCGACGTGGTCTTCGCGGTGGAGAACATGTACCCGTGGAAGGCGGCCAGCCGCGAGGTGGCTGCGTACCTGCCGGACTGGGACCCCACCGACGAGGACTACGAGCACATCACCTTGGACCTGTCGCACACCGCGGTGTCCGGGTCGGACGCGCTGGCCATGGCCGAGAACCTCGGGGACCGGCTGGCGCACCTGCACCTGGCCGACGGCTCCGGGTCCAACCGGGACGAGCACCTGGTGCCGGGCCGCGGCGGCCAGCCGTGCGTCCCGGTGCTGGAGCGGCTGGCCAGGACCGGCTTCGACGGCACCGTCGTGCTGGAGGTGTCCACCCGACGGGCGGCCAACCGGGCCGAGCGCGAGGCCGACCTCGCGGAGGCGCTGGCCTTCGCGCGGCTGAACCTCGCGTCCGCCGTCCCGCCCCCCGCCCCGGCTCCATGATCACTGCGCGCGGTCAGATTGCGCCCGGCAGCGGCAGTCGCTGACCGGAGACGGTGATCAAGCTGACATGTGGCCTCGCCGAGCGGCCCTTGACAGCCGGCCCGCGGCGGAGTCGAGTGATCAACGTGGGCGTTGACGACGACCTAGCGGTACGGGTGCGTGGTCTGCGGGTGGTCCGCGGCGCCCGGGAGGTGCTGCACGGGCTCGACTTCGACGTCCGCAGGGGCATCGTCACCGGGCTGCTCGGCCCCAGCGGTGGCGGCAAGTCCACCCTGATGCGGGCCATCGTCGGGGTGCAGGCCATGGTCACCGGGACCTGCGAGGTGCTCGACCTGCCCGCCGGCAGCCCACCGCTGCGCCGCCGGATCGGCTACGTCACCCAGGCTCCCTCGGTGTACGCCGACCTCACGGTGGCCGAGAACCTGCGGTACTTCGCCGCCGTCCTGGGGGCGCCGCGCACGGACGTCGACCGGGTGCTCGAGCAGGTCGACCTCGCCGACCAGCGCGACCAGATGGTCCGCGAGCTGTCCGGCGGCCAGCTGTCCCGTTCGTCGCTCGCGGTGGCCCTGCTCAACTCACCCGAGCTGCTCGTGCTCGACGAGCCCACGGTGGGCCTCGACCCGGTGCTGCGCCGCGATCTGTGGAGCCTGTTCCACCGGTTCGCCGACGCCGGCGCCACCTTGTTGGTCTCCAGCCACGTCATGGACGAGGCGCAGCGCTGCGACCGGCTGCTGCTGGTCCGGGACGGCGAGATTGTCGCCGACGAGACCGAGGCCGAGCTGCTGGCCCGCACCGGCACCCCCACCGTGGAGGCCGCATTCCTGGCCCTGGCTGACCGGCTCGAGAGTGGGGGCGCGGCATGACCGCGGCCCTTCGGGCGACCACGGTCCGGGTGCTGCAGCAGCTGCGCCACGACCACCGCACCGTCGCGCTGCTGCTCGTCGTCCCCAGCATGCTGATGGGGCTGCTCGCCTGGATGCTCATCGACCACCCCGGGGTGTTCGACCACTGGGGCGCCGCGCTGCTCGGGGTGTTCCCGCTCATCGTCATGTTCCTGGTCACCTCGGTGGCCACCCTGCGCGAGCGGACC from Actinomycetes bacterium includes the following:
- a CDS encoding sugar phosphate isomerase/epimerase; this encodes MVRVPRARVALSTTSTYPESTASAFELAARLGYDGVELMVFLDPVSQEIDAVRRLSDHHGVPVLAVHAPCLLITQRVWGTDPWAKLVRSKEAAEALGASTVVVHPPFRWQREYARSFVTGVGRMSEETDVVFAVENMYPWKAASREVAAYLPDWDPTDEDYEHITLDLSHTAVSGSDALAMAENLGDRLAHLHLADGSGSNRDEHLVPGRGGQPCVPVLERLARTGFDGTVVLEVSTRRAANRAEREADLAEALAFARLNLASAVPPPAPAP
- a CDS encoding ABC transporter ATP-binding protein, with translation MGVDDDLAVRVRGLRVVRGAREVLHGLDFDVRRGIVTGLLGPSGGGKSTLMRAIVGVQAMVTGTCEVLDLPAGSPPLRRRIGYVTQAPSVYADLTVAENLRYFAAVLGAPRTDVDRVLEQVDLADQRDQMVRELSGGQLSRSSLAVALLNSPELLVLDEPTVGLDPVLRRDLWSLFHRFADAGATLLVSSHVMDEAQRCDRLLLVRDGEIVADETEAELLARTGTPTVEAAFLALADRLESGGAA